CAGTCGCCACAAACTTTAAATACAAGCCATGTGCAAAATATCCACCTTAATCCCATAAAATGTAGGCAAGTTGAATATGTCGAGCAGCTCCTGAGCTGTCTAATTTTCCTCTGAAGCTTTTCAATCTGTCTTGTTGCCATTGCTACTCTTTCCAttttgaggaggaagaggatCGATGAGAAATGACTTCAGGTACTTGCACAACTCTTTGGGCTTCTCAGCATTGATTGCATGTCCTGCATTCTTTATGATTACCAGCTCCGCATTCTCACCAATATGCCTGCAAACAGAATTCAATACTCAAATTTGAAGCCAATCATATGGTTTAGAAGAGGTTCAAAATCACCTGGTCACCAAGAACATGACGGAATATTAAAATGTGACAAGGGATTTCCATTTCACAAGATAtggaatatattttcttttattacttCTACTTCACATCTTATGGGGCAAAAAAGTACAGCATATATGAAAACTAGAATgcaagaaaatgttattttactAGCCCTTCAGATTCACCTTTTTAATCTGTGTGCCAATTCCAGTGGGAATACCCGGTCTAGTTCTCCCCATATTATTAATGTGGTCTGCATCAAGAATAAAGCATAGCCTTTAGAAAATGCTTAGGGAAATGAAAAAACAGGGGTCAAACCTGCATTCTAGAAAGAGCTGGAGAAAATATGCTGATTGTGACAAGCTGTATTGAAACTCGACCCAACAAAGCCTTAATGCAACCATTATGAGTCAGAGTCTATTGCACCAATTCTTTTCTCAGTATTCAAGTTCATAAGGTGCAGAAAactgaggaaaataaaatcattgaaCATGAGAGGATTTATGAAGAATTGTTGATCACTACAAAAACAGAATATAGACACCAACCTGCGTTATCTTAGGAAGATTCGAGAGTTTTCTATCTTTATGTAATGCCATGATCAATTCTCTTCTCTCTTGAAGGTGTTCTGTACACATGACCTGCTTATGCAATGAAATTCCAAAAGGCAAGTTCAGGCAAAATAATATATGGATTACACTTCCACAGATCATCAAATGAGTAATATCATGCATTGACATCATGATAACATATGATCACCAGGATAAATAGCGTTGGAGGAAAAGAAATGCACCGAAATAAcagaaaaattaacatttaaatgaGTTACTATAGACTCAAGATGCACTCCTAACAACCTTAATGATATGCCATGAAACACTTGCAATTGCCATGCTTCCAGGAATAATtgaggaaatttttttgaagattaCAGTCAAGtggtgataaaaaagaaagGCAAAACAAGAGAGAGACCTGATATCTGTCCTATCAAATTCCAAATGTTTGATCGAAAAGgtaatctttttctttcctttttccaatCAGCAATCCCTACACTTGACTGTTTTGGCCAGCAGCCAGATCATGTTCAGAAGTTTTCTCTGTGCCCTTCAAGAACCTTCCTATCTTCTTGATGTTTCACAAGTCTTGAACTTGTGCTAAACCAATCACACTCACTCAAATCAAATTCAACTTTTTGAAAGCCATAGTTGTCTCATTTTTACTCCCTTGTACAGCTATCAGATCTCAAATAGTAGAATCTAgcttatttgtaaaatttacaaaaaaatgatttcatgtAACTTGTATAGTTCTAGAATAAATTTCATATCCATACTCTTgagtgtgcataagggcattgaTTCCCTTGAAAGATGTAAAACTGATTGGTCCTAGTATTGATGTAAAAATGTTCTTTGGAAGTGAGCATCGGAACAAGCATGATTAGATCGAAGTGCCGCTATTTCTCCATCTGTACAAACATTCAACTTCTTCAAAAAGCatcctccttttctttttcatcaagCAAGGTATCCCTTTCTCCCTTTCTGCAATCCAATACAGAATATCAAAAGGATCTGGTTTATGAGTTTGCAGTACCTTCCTTGAAATTGACCTGTTTGAATGAGAGTAATTTTCTTCAACAAACATATGTAATTCACTTCTAGATGATTAAAGCCTCTTTTATGCTTGATATGGCTATCAGAACCTAAAAATCAAGGTACGGGAACATAAGAAATAGGCATCAGTTTTACTATGTTTTAAAGTTTCGGTTTGATCAAACCTTTTCACCACTTCTTCCCTCATTGCCTAATATATCTCCCATCCACgcaattaaatataaaaatgatcccaagagaaagaaaacaaaaatttcccATTGATTTACATCACCAATGGGCAACATCAAGCATTAGAATCCTAAGTAAAGAGTAAGAGAGAGATGGGTAACCCTACCAGAAATAGCACCTGACTAACCTGCATTTCACATTTACAAATCCATTCAGCTGGTGTTTCCCGTTTCTCGTATGAATATGAACCATTTCAGTCGGTGTTCCTgatttttcataacttaaacAAACAGAGCATAGTTATTTTTCTCGAGAAGCAAACTTCATGATTTCCGCAAATTTGATgtgatatttcttttcttttgcatttcatattaaaaccatcacttattattttcaaaatctgcTATCGCTGAATCAAATTTGTTGCATCTAAGGAGACTTTTGGGAACACTAACATTTTTCCAAGCGATAAATTTGACTACGGAAACAACTTTATCAACCAACAATAACAATTCTAAGATCAACAAACACATGTTCCCAACAGATCAGAATCATGATAAAAGAATCATGGGCGTTGCAAGTTAAGGATACTTACATCAATGAAATCGTTGAGGAAACAAGATGGCATGGTGTTGATCGGCTTGGCGAATGAAATGCGCATCAATTCCCTCACCTTCTCCGGCGTCTGCGGCAGCAAGATGCTCGCGGCGTCCTCCACACTCGAAACCTGAAACATGCCTGCTTCCATGTCCTTCTCCTCCAAACACACTCCTGCGCAGCACAGTACCGACCTCTCCACCGCCGCCGGAAACTGTTCCGCAATTCTGTAGGCAACAAATCCTCCATAACTGATCCCAACCACGTTCATTCTACTCACTCCGTGGCCTTCTATCATCCTCATCACGCACTGAGCCTGGAACGACTCTGACCTTTCCGGCCGAGTCGTGTACGAGTCGCCAAAGAATACTAGGTCTGGGACGTAAACATTGAACCGCGCTATGAGAGGGCGTATGAAATCTGCCCATTGCCACATTGCGTTGGCTCCCATTCCGTGGATGAGGAGTAGGTTTGGTTTGTTCTCTTTGCGTGCTTTCGGTATCCAACAATGCATGACCGTGCCGTCCCCCAGATCGCTCGTCGTCGATCGGAGGCCGGCGTTGGAGAAGGACAAGCGGAAACACCAGTCTCTGGTTGCTGTGAAGCTGAAACACTTGGCCATTCCGAATTAACAAAATCTCCAGAATTCACCCTCTATTGGCTGGTCTGAAAATAGACGAAGGAATAAGAAAATTCGCGAGGTCCTAacgaacataaaaaataaaaatagaatgcACGGTGGGACCTTTTTTTATTGCTCGATTCTCCCAGTGGAGCAACAAtcaggaaaagaagaagaagagaagcgGCTTCATCCAACGACCAAAGCAAAACCGAAAATTAGTGATTGGCAGGCGGGAAAACCTCCGTACGCAACCAAGAATCTAGGACTTCCCACACTCGCAGGCTCATAGCCGCCCCCCAATCTCTCCAGTTTATAGCCCATAtcttattctatatttatttgcatttaaTTCGCCGGACTTTTATTCCGGTTTAGGTCGCCGATCCGTCCGGTGGGATTTTTGAAAAGAGTACGAAATAATTCAAAAACTATggtaatagaaaaaataattttaaatctatcgtagaaaaaaaaaattattttttaaattatctttttaaaagatgatttattttctttttaaaaattatacaaaaaaaattgtctagCTAAGATAGTCGacgattttttagaaaaaaataagggggaaaatatgttttgaaaaaaatgagaaatcaagacacgatttttttttaaaaaaaattataaaaggtgtgaaattatcaaatttttcaaaaagaaaatgtagaaaGTGAAAAATcgttttttcaaaagatgattttttggagaaaaaaaaattgaaaaaaagtgGACAAATGATTTTCAcctaaaaagagaaagaaaaaaaaaccaaaaccaaaaaataataaatcatctcttaatgataagattttctaaaaaaaaaactgagaaattttctaaaaaaaaaaaaagaagtgagaaataagattttttcaaaaaaaaaacttcaaaaatcttataattatttaataaattaataataagtttgttttttataaactaatttttcacataaaattgataataatttctttttaaattccaaaatgaaagaaacaaaaaataatagataaatattatttatcttataaataaaaaataatatcaaattaaattatttttattaattataattaattgcATTAATTTAACGAAAAATTTGaaggttaagaaaaaaatattttttaattcaatatctaatttaatataaattttttaaacatgGAATGTTAAAcacaatttatattttataaatattattgttgataaatatcttaataattacaattatttatatatattaaatttagtaaataatatatatatatatatatatatatatatatatatatatatatatatatatatatatatatatatatatatatatatacattgttgtataagtatattatttgtagggaatgaaaaaatgaatttttgaagttttttttttttttttttttagaaaatcgtacttttttattatttttgtttttagaaaattgtctCTTTAGGATGATTTCCTActctttataattattattatttttttttttacaaaatcaaagttttagaagatgatttctcactttttaatgtatttgggaaagatgattttttttttatatagaataaaaaaaaaattctttcttctATTTGACCAAAACTATgataaatttagaattatttttcccactactataatttaaaaattattttttaaaattgttatattcttataaaaaaaatccccacTATATGTTCACCTTTCCGTCCTCCTAGAGAGtgtaataaataatatatgataattatttccctcgacatttttttaatacttttcatAAATCACACGgtacatgaaaaatattattttatctattggTCATTAAATTGATTCCATTCAATGCACGCTAGGAGACTAAAAGGGGTATCTAAggaattaattaataaagtaaTAGGATGGGTCCAAATTAATATCAACAATCTATATACATGACattgtataattatttgattatgTCCAATtctagttaataataataaataaataaataaaagatcaTAAAACTATGATTTAGTGCTAGTCAAAGCATGTAATAGATTTAAGGTCCACATATTTAACATAATTGATGCTAAACAcgtaaaatttgaaaaacaaaaaagtgtcATTTACTCCATTGAATTGTTGGCTTTGTGAGTATTGACTTGAAGAAAATTGTTCTTGTCCACAATTCCATGACATGTTCGGATGATTCTCAACAAGTCTTTCCCCCATAGCCGATATTGTAGGACAATCACTTACTTCATGTTCTATAGATTGACAACTAGAACATTGCTCCATGTAAATTGGATTATcatatattgcattcacttcataAAATCTCTTAGCTTCAAGTTCTTCTAGTCTTTTTGTCAAAGCTATCATTTTAGCTTGTAGATCAACATATATATTCTTCCTTTTGAATTGCTTTGAGACTTGGACTTGTGTAAATTCCTTTCATATGGCTCATCCCATGACCTTGATATTTCagccacataattcaaaaattcaaaggcTTCATTGGGACTTTTGCTCATAaagtcacctccacacatggtttctagcaaTTGCTTCATAGTTGGCGACATGCCCTCATAGAAGTAACTCACCAACATTCATgtgtcaaaaccatgatgaggacaagcattgactacttccatatatctttcccaacagcataaaatttttcattgtccAATGCCACAAAGTTGgtaaatttgccttttcaagccatttgtgcGATGtgtgggaaaaaatttcttcaagaagGTTGTTTGTAGTTCCAACCATGACCTTATGCTTTGGGGCCTCAACGAGTTAAACCACAACTTAGTCTTACCCTTCAATGTGAATGGAAAAAGCTTTAATCTCATAAGCTCTATGGATGTGTTTTCCTCATGAAATGTATGACatacttcttcaaaatcctttatatgAGTATAAGGATTCTCATTCTCAATTCCATGAAATTGAGGTAGAAGTAGTACCAAGTGAGTTTTTATCACAATAGGCTCATTAGGAAGATTAAAACATGATCCCATGCCTATATTTGAGAATGCATATATTCTCTCATTGATCTAGACATGTGAGAATTGCCATTGTTTGGTCCTTGTTGAGTTTGTTGATTTTCCCattgattttccatttcctcAACAATTGGATCACAAACCAAAAATGATTTGCAATATAAGTCCTTTTCAATCTCTCCTTTAAGTTTTATTCTCACTGTAGCATGTAATGGAGAGCCTACAAAACAAGCcaagaaaaactaaaacaaaacaaaaagaacaaaagagaaaaataaaagataaaaaatggaataaaaaaaatggagaatcgGTAAAGAGAACTTCACCAATCTTGTGATGTGGATCACAAGGGCTAACTTCACCAAAAAAATGCCTCAATCACCTAGGCACCATCCctggcaacgacgccatttttTATAACTCGGATTTTCGtagtttattggatcaaaacaaaacttataacctaattcactattctatagcaatttgtacccgatcaaaaagtg
Above is a genomic segment from Vitis riparia cultivar Riparia Gloire de Montpellier isolate 1030 chromosome 7, EGFV_Vit.rip_1.0, whole genome shotgun sequence containing:
- the LOC117918508 gene encoding 2-hydroxy-6-oxononadienedioate/2-hydroxy-6-oxononatrienedioate hydrolase-like — encoded protein: MAKCFSFTATRDWCFRLSFSNAGLRSTTSDLGDGTVMHCWIPKARKENKPNLLLIHGMGANAMWQWADFIRPLIARFNVYVPDLVFFGDSYTTRPERSESFQAQCVMRMIEGHGVSRMNVVGISYGGFVAYRIAEQFPAAVERSVLCCAGVCLEEKDMEAGMFQVSSVEDAASILLPQTPEKVRELMRISFAKPINTMPSCFLNDFIDVMCTEHLQERRELIMALHKDRKLSNLPKITQTTLIIWGELDRVFPLELAHRLKRHIGENAELVIIKNAGHAINAEKPKELCKYLKSFLIDPLPPQNGKSSNGNKTD